In the Oceanithermus desulfurans genome, one interval contains:
- a CDS encoding 4Fe-4S binding protein, whose translation MRIDLLRLPIVGRFVRWRYSRFALQLPLLLLAVLAIYDGFVGRQLAPKNLATVSVWLHYRGLLVLVIAVLGNLFCSACPLMLTRGLTERLRRFAPRLSWPLALRNKYFVIAFTLVYLFAYEYFDLWASPWLTAWLMVGYFGAALVIDTLFPAGTFCKYVCPLGNFNFTLSTSSPTRIGVRDRQVCLDCEGHYCVNGRVDTAEGPRPLAFNTAAEGVRYPGCETKLYAPQIESNYDCTLCFNCVRACPYDNVTWETRNPAREWTGARYRLDYVFLGLLLFFAGFMNAFAMIPAYYDLAEKAAALLRTQSEALLLMLAFVLWVGAGLGLSWLVARASDRIAGLRDPGLVSLRRWGAAFLPLTFAMWAGHYAYHFLTGWATIVPVTQQALANLGLPVGEPNWQLAALVPENLLYPLQVAILYLGLMGSAYAVFARARKLGRLSAALPMFAYLVLLVVLTLWVLAQPMEMRGTLLDPGSQPGGLR comes from the coding sequence TTGCGAATCGACCTGCTGCGACTGCCCATCGTCGGACGCTTCGTCCGTTGGCGCTACAGCCGCTTCGCGCTGCAGCTGCCCCTGCTGCTGCTGGCGGTGCTGGCCATCTACGACGGCTTCGTGGGGCGTCAGCTCGCGCCCAAGAACCTCGCCACGGTTTCGGTGTGGCTGCACTACCGGGGGCTCTTGGTCCTCGTCATCGCGGTGCTGGGCAACCTTTTCTGCAGCGCCTGTCCGCTCATGCTGACCCGCGGGCTCACGGAGCGCCTGCGCCGGTTCGCGCCCCGGCTCTCCTGGCCTTTGGCGTTGCGTAACAAGTACTTCGTCATCGCCTTTACCCTGGTCTACCTCTTCGCCTACGAGTACTTCGACCTCTGGGCCAGCCCCTGGCTGACGGCGTGGCTGATGGTCGGCTACTTTGGCGCGGCGCTCGTGATCGACACCCTGTTTCCCGCGGGTACGTTCTGCAAGTACGTGTGCCCGCTGGGCAACTTCAACTTCACCCTCTCCACCTCGAGCCCGACCCGCATCGGCGTCAGGGACCGCCAGGTCTGCCTGGACTGCGAAGGGCACTACTGCGTCAACGGCCGGGTGGACACCGCCGAAGGGCCGCGGCCGCTGGCGTTCAACACCGCCGCCGAGGGCGTCCGCTACCCGGGATGTGAGACCAAGCTGTACGCGCCGCAGATCGAGAGCAACTACGACTGCACGCTCTGCTTCAACTGCGTGCGCGCCTGCCCCTACGACAACGTAACCTGGGAGACCCGCAACCCCGCACGAGAATGGACGGGCGCGCGCTACCGCCTGGACTACGTCTTTCTGGGGTTGCTGCTCTTCTTCGCGGGGTTCATGAACGCCTTCGCGATGATCCCCGCGTACTACGACCTGGCCGAGAAGGCCGCGGCGCTCCTGCGTACGCAGAGCGAGGCGTTGCTGCTGATGCTGGCCTTCGTGCTCTGGGTGGGTGCGGGGCTGGGGCTCTCGTGGCTGGTGGCCCGCGCCTCCGACCGCATCGCGGGCCTGCGCGACCCGGGGCTCGTCTCGCTGCGGCGGTGGGGCGCCGCCTTCCTGCCGCTGACCTTCGCCATGTGGGCCGGCCACTACGCCTACCACTTCCTGACGGGCTGGGCCACGATCGTGCCGGTGACACAGCAGGCGCTGGCCAACCTGGGCCTGCCCGTGGGCGAGCCCAACTGGCAGCTCGCCGCGCTGGTGCCGGAGAACCTGCTCTACCCCCTGCAGGTGGCGATCCTCTACCTGGGCCTGATGGGTTCGGCCTACGCGGTCTTCGCCCGCGCGCGCAAGCTGGGCCGCCTGAGCGCGGCGCTGCCGATGTTCGCCTACTTGGTGCTGCTGGTGGTCTTGACGCTGTGGGTGCTGGCGCAACCCATGGAGATGCGCGGTACGCTGCTGGATCCGGGTAGCCAGCCGGGAGGGTTGAGATGA
- the hemB gene encoding porphobilinogen synthase, protein MERPRRLRLRPSMRRLVREISLEPRHLVWPLFVHRGADPEPIASMPGQLRHSLDSLLTAAAEAVHLQLGGIMVFGVLPQEEKNATGSGAYAEDGLVQEAIRRIKAEHPDLLVMADTCLCEYTDHGHCGIVHEGTVDNDATLELLAKTAVSQARAGADVIAPSAMMDGQVAAIRAALDDAGFTGTPVLSYAVKYASAFYGPFRDAADSAPAFGDRSSYQMDPAGGYWDALREAAIDDQEGADMLMVKPALPYLDVLPLLKQRFHKPLAAYHVSGEYAMVKAAALNGWIDERRVVLESLVALRRAGAQFVLTYFAPDAARWLLEG, encoded by the coding sequence ATGGAACGCCCCCGCAGGTTGCGCCTTCGCCCGAGCATGCGCCGGCTGGTACGCGAGATCAGCCTCGAGCCCCGTCACCTCGTCTGGCCGCTCTTCGTCCACCGCGGCGCCGATCCGGAGCCCATCGCCTCGATGCCGGGTCAGCTGCGGCACTCGCTGGACAGCCTGCTGACCGCCGCCGCCGAGGCCGTGCACCTGCAGCTCGGCGGCATCATGGTCTTCGGCGTACTCCCCCAGGAGGAGAAGAACGCCACCGGCAGCGGCGCTTACGCCGAGGACGGCCTGGTGCAGGAGGCCATCCGCCGCATCAAGGCCGAACACCCGGACCTGCTGGTGATGGCGGACACCTGCCTGTGCGAGTACACCGATCACGGCCACTGCGGCATCGTCCACGAAGGCACGGTGGACAACGACGCCACGCTCGAGCTTCTGGCCAAAACGGCGGTAAGCCAGGCCCGCGCCGGCGCCGACGTGATCGCCCCCAGCGCCATGATGGACGGGCAGGTCGCGGCGATCCGCGCCGCGCTCGACGACGCGGGGTTCACGGGCACCCCCGTCCTCTCCTACGCGGTCAAGTACGCGTCGGCCTTCTACGGCCCCTTCCGCGACGCCGCCGACAGCGCGCCCGCCTTCGGCGACCGCAGCAGCTACCAGATGGACCCCGCCGGCGGGTACTGGGACGCCCTGCGCGAAGCTGCGATCGACGATCAGGAGGGCGCCGACATGCTCATGGTCAAGCCGGCCCTACCCTACCTGGACGTGCTGCCGCTGCTCAAGCAGCGCTTCCACAAACCGCTGGCGGCCTACCACGTTTCCGGCGAGTACGCCATGGTCAAGGCCGCCGCCCTGAACGGCTGGATCGACGAGCGGCGGGTGGTGCTCGAGTCGCTCGTCGCCCTGCGCCGCGCCGGAGCCCAGTTCGTGCTGACCTACTTCGCTCCGGACGCCGCCCGCTGGCTGCTCGAGGGTTAG
- a CDS encoding YbaB/EbfC family nucleoid-associated protein, whose amino-acid sequence MNFQKLLKEAKKAQQKAAEIQEKLAGMTVVGTAAGGLVEVTANGHGQIVAISLKPEAVDPDDVEALEDLLLVAVQDAQAKAAELSEKEMGGGLGQMGQMLGGLF is encoded by the coding sequence ATGAACTTTCAGAAACTGCTCAAAGAAGCGAAGAAAGCGCAGCAAAAGGCTGCTGAAATCCAGGAGAAGCTCGCCGGCATGACCGTCGTGGGCACCGCCGCCGGGGGGCTGGTGGAGGTGACGGCCAACGGCCACGGCCAGATCGTGGCGATCAGCCTCAAACCCGAGGCCGTGGACCCCGACGACGTGGAAGCCCTCGAAGACCTGCTGCTGGTGGCTGTGCAGGACGCCCAGGCCAAGGCCGCGGAACTCTCGGAGAAGGAGATGGGGGGCGGCCTCGGCCAGATGGGGCAGATGCTGGGGGGCCTCTTTTGA
- the recR gene encoding recombination mediator RecR produces the protein MRYPDRLLALIRALARLPGVGPKSAQKLGLHLAQNKAEAGELAAALEEVRRHVGVCERCGNLAEGPLCPVCSDPARDAGVIAVVETAADVLAIEKSGEYAGVYHVLGGALNPLEGVGPEQLRVESLLERARSAREVILATSMTVEGEATAAYLSERLAGTPAKLSRPAYGLPVGGTLEYVDEVTLARALAHRQPVSE, from the coding sequence TTGAGGTACCCCGACCGGCTGCTCGCCCTGATCCGGGCGCTGGCCCGGCTCCCCGGGGTGGGCCCCAAGAGCGCCCAGAAGCTGGGGCTCCACCTGGCACAGAACAAGGCCGAGGCCGGCGAGCTGGCCGCGGCGCTGGAGGAGGTGCGGCGCCACGTGGGCGTCTGCGAGCGCTGCGGCAACCTGGCGGAGGGTCCGCTCTGCCCGGTCTGCTCCGATCCCGCGCGCGACGCCGGGGTCATCGCCGTGGTCGAGACCGCGGCCGACGTGCTGGCCATCGAGAAGAGCGGGGAGTACGCCGGGGTCTACCACGTCCTCGGCGGCGCGCTCAATCCGCTCGAGGGCGTGGGGCCCGAGCAGTTGCGCGTCGAGAGCCTGCTCGAGCGGGCGCGGTCGGCGCGCGAGGTCATCCTCGCCACCTCGATGACCGTCGAGGGTGAGGCCACCGCGGCCTACCTGAGCGAGCGGCTTGCCGGCACTCCGGCGAAGCTGAGCCGGCCGGCGTACGGACTTCCGGTCGGAGGTACTTTAGAATACGTGGACGAGGTCACGTTGGCCCGGGCGCTGGCGCACCGTCAGCCCGTGTCCGAATAG
- a CDS encoding roadblock/LC7 domain-containing protein, with the protein MREFEAVLSNLVVEVGGLYAAALGGVDGLMIEGFSRAQAVDLESAVAEHAGLLRATRERYAATMSTPAIQEWLAVGDPIVGYVRPVSDEYFLLCVASPEVNLGQLRLKATQAADVLKGVLS; encoded by the coding sequence ATGCGAGAGTTCGAAGCCGTTCTGAGCAACCTGGTCGTCGAGGTGGGCGGGCTCTACGCCGCCGCCCTGGGCGGCGTCGACGGCTTGATGATCGAGGGGTTCTCACGCGCGCAGGCCGTCGATCTGGAAAGCGCCGTGGCGGAGCACGCCGGCCTCTTGCGGGCGACGCGGGAGCGTTACGCGGCCACGATGAGCACCCCGGCGATCCAGGAGTGGCTGGCCGTGGGCGACCCGATCGTCGGGTACGTGAGGCCGGTCAGCGACGAATACTTTCTGCTCTGCGTGGCCAGCCCCGAGGTCAACCTCGGGCAGCTGCGGCTCAAGGCGACGCAGGCGGCGGATGTGCTGAAGGGGGTGCTGTCGTGA
- a CDS encoding roadblock/LC7 domain-containing protein yields the protein MSWLSELEALPSVRRAVLAGMDGLVIESVGRGGLSDSVMAAEMAALVRAMQGITGALGEDLRRFTLATASYEILAVCFEGYCLGALIERGGERAVVGQTLTNLAMRLVDQL from the coding sequence GTGAGCTGGCTCAGTGAACTGGAGGCCCTTCCCTCGGTGCGCCGCGCCGTTTTGGCCGGTATGGACGGACTGGTCATCGAGTCGGTGGGGCGCGGCGGCCTGTCGGACTCGGTGATGGCGGCGGAGATGGCCGCCCTGGTGCGGGCCATGCAGGGCATCACCGGCGCTTTGGGCGAGGACCTGCGCCGCTTCACCCTGGCGACGGCGAGCTACGAGATCCTCGCCGTCTGCTTCGAGGGCTACTGCCTGGGTGCCTTGATCGAGCGCGGCGGCGAACGCGCCGTGGTGGGGCAGACGCTGACGAACCTGGCCATGCGCCTGGTGGATCAGCTGTAG
- a CDS encoding roadblock/LC7 domain-containing protein has translation MSIQELLEQLAGDEGVKAVALVGEDGFVIESVSKEGAADLDFVGGAATSAMASSRALADHLKKGEVEEVMVEFDEGPMLLEPIQASGTTYSLVLLLAGAQNLGRVRFQLKKVRARLQEALA, from the coding sequence ATGTCCATTCAAGAACTGCTCGAGCAACTTGCGGGAGACGAGGGCGTCAAGGCCGTGGCGCTGGTGGGCGAGGACGGCTTCGTAATCGAAAGCGTGAGCAAGGAGGGGGCGGCCGACCTGGACTTCGTGGGCGGCGCCGCCACCTCGGCGATGGCCAGCTCGCGCGCCCTGGCCGACCACCTGAAGAAGGGCGAGGTCGAGGAGGTCATGGTCGAGTTCGACGAGGGGCCGATGCTGCTCGAGCCGATCCAGGCCTCGGGCACCACCTACAGCCTGGTGCTGCTGCTGGCGGGAGCCCAGAACCTGGGCCGGGTGCGCTTCCAGCTCAAGAAGGTGCGCGCCCGCCTGCAGGAGGCGCTGGCGTGA
- a CDS encoding DUF3467 domain-containing protein, which yields MSQELRLDIDKETAKGQYSNLAVFSHTPTEFFLDFALVQPQGVAQVVARIVTSPQHAKALMRSLAENIRKYEAQYGPIPDLPGGLPKPEGPQA from the coding sequence GTGAGCCAGGAACTGCGTCTCGACATCGACAAGGAGACGGCCAAGGGGCAGTACAGCAACCTGGCGGTCTTCAGCCACACCCCGACCGAGTTCTTCCTCGACTTCGCGCTGGTGCAGCCCCAGGGGGTGGCCCAGGTGGTGGCGCGGATCGTCACCAGCCCCCAGCACGCCAAGGCGCTGATGCGCTCGCTGGCCGAGAACATCCGCAAGTACGAGGCCCAGTACGGTCCCATCCCCGACCTTCCCGGCGGCCTGCCCAAGCCCGAAGGCCCCCAGGCCTGA
- the fabF gene encoding beta-ketoacyl-ACP synthase II produces MRRVVITGLGPVTPIGVGAEAFHQAQLAGKSGIRRITRYDPDAYQLNVKIAGEVDVEIGDYLDRKEARRLDRFVQLALIAAELALRDAGLEAGELEPETTGVLIGSGIGGIKTWEDQFKIYFQRGPHRLSPFFIPMVISNMASGHVAMKYGFQGPSSTVVTACATGTDSVGSAARMIQHGEADVMITGGTEAAVTPMAIGGFAVMRALSTRNDEPEKASRPFDKDRDGFVLAEGAGVLVLEEYEHAKRRGATIYAEVAGFGRSEDAHHITEPHPEGKGALLAMKAAMRDGGVTPEQIGYINAHGTSTPLNDRAETLAIKKLFGEHAYKLMVSSTKSMTGHLLGAAGAIEAIATAQALSSGVIPPTINLVESEPELDLDYVPGEPREADVEYALSNSFAFGGQNAVLLLKRV; encoded by the coding sequence ATGCGAAGAGTCGTAATCACCGGCCTGGGCCCCGTGACCCCCATCGGGGTCGGCGCCGAGGCCTTTCATCAAGCCCAGCTCGCGGGCAAGAGCGGCATCCGCCGCATCACCCGCTACGACCCCGACGCCTACCAGCTGAACGTCAAGATCGCGGGCGAGGTGGACGTCGAGATCGGCGACTACCTCGACCGCAAGGAAGCGCGAAGACTCGACCGCTTCGTGCAGCTCGCGCTGATCGCCGCGGAGCTGGCGCTGCGGGACGCCGGCCTGGAGGCGGGGGAGCTCGAACCCGAAACCACCGGCGTGCTCATCGGCAGCGGCATCGGCGGCATCAAGACCTGGGAAGACCAGTTCAAGATCTACTTCCAGCGCGGCCCGCACCGCCTCAGCCCCTTCTTCATCCCCATGGTCATCTCCAACATGGCCTCCGGACACGTGGCCATGAAGTACGGCTTCCAGGGACCCAGCTCCACCGTCGTCACCGCCTGCGCCACCGGCACCGACTCGGTGGGGAGCGCGGCGCGGATGATCCAGCACGGCGAGGCCGACGTGATGATCACCGGGGGCACCGAAGCCGCCGTAACACCGATGGCCATCGGCGGGTTTGCCGTCATGCGCGCGCTCTCGACCCGCAACGACGAGCCCGAGAAGGCGAGCCGCCCCTTCGACAAGGACCGCGACGGCTTCGTGCTGGCCGAGGGCGCGGGGGTGCTGGTTCTCGAGGAGTATGAACACGCCAAGCGGCGCGGGGCCACGATCTACGCGGAGGTCGCGGGCTTCGGCCGCAGCGAGGACGCCCACCACATCACCGAGCCCCATCCCGAGGGCAAGGGCGCCCTGCTGGCCATGAAGGCGGCGATGCGCGACGGCGGGGTGACCCCGGAGCAGATCGGCTACATCAACGCCCACGGCACCTCGACGCCGCTCAACGACCGCGCCGAGACCCTGGCCATCAAGAAGCTCTTCGGGGAGCACGCCTACAAGCTCATGGTCTCCTCCACCAAGTCGATGACCGGCCACCTGCTGGGCGCGGCCGGGGCCATCGAGGCGATCGCCACCGCCCAGGCGCTGTCCAGCGGCGTGATCCCGCCCACGATCAACCTGGTCGAGTCCGAACCCGAGCTCGACCTCGACTACGTACCCGGCGAACCGCGCGAGGCGGACGTGGAGTACGCGCTCTCCAACTCCTTCGCCTTCGGCGGTCAGAACGCGGTGCTGCTGCTCAAGCGCGTCTGA
- the acpP gene encoding acyl carrier protein: MDILDKVKAVVVEKLGVEADKVTPEARFIEDLGADSLDIVELVMGLEDEFGLEISDEEAEKIRTVGDAIKFIQEKVA; encoded by the coding sequence ATGGACATTCTGGACAAAGTCAAGGCCGTTGTCGTGGAAAAACTCGGGGTGGAGGCCGACAAGGTCACGCCCGAAGCGCGTTTCATCGAAGACCTCGGCGCCGACTCGCTCGACATCGTCGAACTGGTGATGGGCCTCGAGGACGAGTTCGGCTTGGAAATCTCCGACGAGGAAGCCGAGAAGATCCGCACCGTCGGAGACGCCATCAAGTTCATCCAAGAAAAGGTCGCCTGA
- the fabG gene encoding 3-oxoacyl-[acyl-carrier-protein] reductase, translating into MKHALVTGSSRGIGRAIALELARRGYAVAVHYARGEEAAREVAAEARRLGAPRVAVLGADLSQKDAAADLVARSHAELGGLDVLVNNAGITRDGLLIRMKDEDWDAVIETNLSAVFRLTREAVKRMMKARWGRIVNVASVVGLMGNPGQANYVAAKAGLIGFTKTIAKEYGGRGITANAVAPGFIESDMTAALPEKVRQEYLNAIPAGRFGKPEEVAELVAFLASDAAAYINGQTIAIDGGLYPH; encoded by the coding sequence GTGAAGCATGCGCTCGTCACCGGCTCGAGCCGCGGCATCGGCCGCGCGATCGCCCTGGAGCTGGCCCGCCGCGGCTACGCGGTGGCCGTCCACTACGCCCGCGGCGAGGAGGCCGCCCGCGAGGTGGCCGCCGAAGCCCGCCGCCTGGGCGCGCCCCGGGTGGCCGTGCTGGGTGCGGACCTGAGCCAGAAGGACGCCGCCGCCGACCTGGTCGCCCGCAGCCATGCGGAGCTGGGCGGGCTCGACGTCCTCGTCAACAACGCCGGCATCACCCGCGACGGCCTGCTCATCCGCATGAAGGACGAGGACTGGGACGCGGTCATCGAGACGAACCTCTCGGCCGTCTTCCGGCTCACCCGCGAGGCCGTGAAGCGGATGATGAAGGCGCGCTGGGGCCGGATCGTCAACGTCGCCAGCGTCGTGGGGCTGATGGGCAACCCCGGCCAGGCCAACTACGTCGCCGCCAAGGCCGGCTTGATCGGCTTTACCAAGACGATCGCCAAGGAGTACGGCGGCCGCGGCATCACCGCGAACGCCGTGGCCCCGGGCTTCATCGAGTCCGACATGACCGCCGCCCTTCCCGAGAAGGTGCGGCAGGAGTACCTGAACGCAATCCCCGCCGGCCGCTTCGGCAAGCCCGAAGAGGTGGCGGAGCTGGTGGCCTTCCTGGCCTCCGACGCCGCCGCCTACATCAACGGCCAGACGATCGCCATCGACGGCGGGCTCTACCCGCACTAA
- the fabD gene encoding ACP S-malonyltransferase, with product MFAALFPGQGSQKVGMGRAFAEASATARAVFDRAEAALPGLLETIWEGPEEALRLTENQQPALLAVSAAAWAAWREAGGPDPAYAAGHSLGEWSAHVAAGTLELEDALRLVRSRGRYMQEAVPEGEGAMAAILKLDEAVVREVVERTEGVWIANLNSPGQVVISGRKEAVEAAAAALKERRGRVVPLKVSAPFHSELMAPAREALARDLAQVELRPPRFPVFSNVTARPETDPASIRELLLAQITAPVRWVEILEAMHERGVTTFVELGSGNVLTGLVRRTLPEARALNAEEPEGLAAALQEVVS from the coding sequence GTGTTCGCCGCGCTCTTCCCCGGCCAGGGTTCGCAAAAGGTCGGCATGGGGCGGGCCTTCGCCGAGGCTTCGGCGACGGCGCGCGCGGTCTTCGACCGCGCCGAGGCCGCGCTCCCGGGGTTGCTCGAAACGATCTGGGAAGGACCCGAGGAGGCCCTGCGGCTCACCGAGAACCAGCAGCCGGCGCTGCTCGCGGTCTCGGCCGCGGCCTGGGCCGCCTGGCGCGAGGCCGGCGGTCCCGACCCCGCCTACGCCGCGGGGCATTCGCTGGGCGAGTGGAGCGCCCACGTGGCCGCGGGCACCCTCGAACTCGAGGACGCCCTGCGCCTGGTGCGAAGCCGCGGCCGTTACATGCAGGAGGCCGTTCCCGAGGGCGAAGGGGCGATGGCCGCGATCCTCAAGCTCGACGAGGCGGTGGTCCGCGAAGTGGTCGAGCGCACCGAGGGCGTCTGGATCGCCAACCTCAACAGCCCCGGGCAGGTGGTGATCAGCGGCCGCAAGGAGGCCGTGGAGGCCGCGGCCGCCGCGCTGAAGGAGCGGCGCGGACGCGTGGTGCCGCTCAAGGTCTCGGCGCCCTTCCACTCGGAGCTGATGGCCCCCGCCCGCGAGGCGCTGGCCCGCGACCTGGCGCAGGTCGAGCTGCGCCCTCCGCGCTTCCCGGTCTTCTCGAACGTAACCGCCCGGCCCGAAACCGACCCCGCGAGCATCCGCGAGCTGCTGCTCGCGCAGATCACCGCCCCGGTGCGCTGGGTGGAGATTCTGGAAGCGATGCACGAACGCGGGGTAACGACCTTCGTGGAACTGGGGTCGGGGAACGTCCTCACGGGCCTGGTCCGCCGCACCCTGCCCGAGGCCCGGGCCCTGAACGCGGAAGAGCCCGAGGGGCTCGCCGCGGCGCTGCAGGAGGTGGTTTCGTGA
- a CDS encoding beta-ketoacyl-ACP synthase III: MATGLLALGTYAPSKVLRNKDLESFMDTSDEWITTRTGIRERRVSELNEYASDLAVKAVQDLIRRHGEQALEGVDQVVVATNTPDAFFPNTAAIVADQLGLKGAAGYDLLAGCPGWLYALAQAAGQVEAGIARKVLVIGSEVLTKIVDWRDRSSAVLFGDAAGAAVVGPVAEGHGFRSFVLGADGSGGHALHFAAIASSLPDGTQMSSSARMNGREVFKFAVRVMDTATVEAIEKAGLHPDDISLFVPHQANERIIDAARERLGLEWDRVVMNLDRYGNTSTASIPLALREALDAGKIKEGDHLLFVSFGAGLTWAATVLTWGGA, from the coding sequence ATGGCCACCGGGCTGCTTGCCCTGGGCACCTACGCACCTTCCAAGGTCCTTCGCAACAAGGACCTTGAGTCTTTTATGGACACCTCGGACGAGTGGATCACCACCCGGACGGGGATCCGTGAGCGTAGGGTCTCGGAGCTGAACGAGTACGCCTCGGACCTGGCCGTCAAGGCCGTGCAGGACCTGATCCGCCGCCACGGCGAACAGGCGCTCGAGGGCGTGGACCAGGTCGTCGTGGCCACGAACACCCCCGACGCCTTCTTCCCCAACACCGCCGCAATCGTCGCCGATCAGCTGGGACTCAAGGGGGCCGCAGGGTACGACCTGCTCGCGGGCTGCCCCGGCTGGCTCTACGCCCTGGCCCAGGCGGCGGGGCAGGTGGAGGCGGGCATCGCCCGCAAGGTGCTGGTCATCGGCTCCGAGGTGCTCACCAAGATCGTCGACTGGCGTGACCGCTCCTCGGCGGTGCTCTTCGGCGACGCCGCGGGCGCGGCCGTCGTGGGACCGGTCGCCGAGGGCCACGGCTTCCGCTCCTTCGTGCTGGGAGCGGACGGCTCCGGTGGGCACGCGCTGCATTTCGCCGCCATCGCCTCGAGCCTCCCCGACGGTACCCAGATGAGCTCCTCGGCGCGCATGAACGGCCGCGAAGTCTTCAAGTTCGCGGTGCGCGTCATGGACACGGCCACCGTCGAGGCCATCGAGAAGGCGGGGCTCCACCCCGACGACATCAGCCTCTTCGTGCCCCACCAGGCCAACGAGCGCATCATCGACGCAGCCCGCGAGCGCCTGGGGCTGGAATGGGACCGCGTGGTCATGAACCTCGACCGCTACGGCAACACCTCCACGGCCTCGATCCCGCTGGCGCTGCGGGAGGCGCTCGACGCCGGGAAGATCAAGGAAGGCGACCACCTGCTTTTCGTCAGCTTCGGCGCCGGCCTCACCTGGGCCGCCACCGTGCTCACCTGGGGGGGCGCCTAG
- the rpmF gene encoding 50S ribosomal protein L32 translates to MAKHPVPKKKTSKARKGARRSHHALSAPTLVTCPQCHAKKPPHTVCPECGYYDGRPVLDLGTPEA, encoded by the coding sequence ATGGCGAAGCACCCCGTACCCAAGAAGAAAACTTCCAAGGCGCGCAAGGGCGCCCGGCGCAGCCACCACGCCCTGAGCGCGCCCACGCTGGTCACCTGCCCGCAGTGCCACGCCAAGAAGCCGCCGCACACCGTCTGCCCCGAGTGCGGTTACTACGACGGCCGTCCCGTGCTCGACCTCGGCACCCCGGAGGCGTAA
- a CDS encoding YceD family protein, with product MDVRELQSINLAQILKEPGTAEAEGVIREAITAGEDVLPLQGEAEWSVTVTSAGEEFWLSGEVHGTVLMECRRCLKPTPQPVDAYFQHLLEFHPEVEELTLVQNEDDEDVYRFGEPDLDLSFFLAQAFALAMPYTALCDESCKGLCPVCGADLNLTDCGHAQGDAVSGALAELGKFLDEV from the coding sequence ATGGACGTACGCGAACTGCAAAGCATCAACCTCGCCCAGATCCTCAAGGAACCCGGCACCGCCGAAGCCGAAGGCGTGATCCGCGAAGCAATCACCGCCGGCGAGGACGTGCTGCCGCTCCAGGGCGAGGCCGAATGGAGCGTCACCGTCACCAGCGCGGGCGAGGAGTTCTGGCTCTCCGGCGAGGTGCACGGCACCGTACTCATGGAGTGCCGCCGCTGCCTCAAGCCCACGCCCCAGCCGGTCGACGCCTACTTTCAACACCTGCTCGAGTTCCACCCCGAGGTCGAAGAGCTGACCCTGGTGCAGAACGAGGACGACGAGGACGTCTACCGCTTCGGCGAGCCGGACCTGGACCTCAGCTTCTTCCTGGCCCAGGCCTTCGCGCTGGCCATGCCCTACACCGCCCTCTGCGACGAGTCCTGCAAGGGGCTCTGCCCCGTCTGCGGCGCCGACCTGAACCTCACCGACTGCGGGCACGCCCAGGGAGACGCCGTCTCCGGGGCGCTGGCCGAGCTCGGTAAATTCCTGGACGAGGTGTAG